In Epinephelus lanceolatus isolate andai-2023 chromosome 16, ASM4190304v1, whole genome shotgun sequence, one DNA window encodes the following:
- the recql4 gene encoding ATP-dependent DNA helicase Q4 isoform X1: protein MDRYNEVKLQLKSWEQSFVKEHQRKPNKEDIDQAPEETRKLYKEYRSLKQAKENSSSDTANGHAEQPRSTAEVCTGQKESDCWGAHLNRKSQPAPSPRLTAEERDNLKASAQYYGLKLKSNLATLSKERCVSLKKSVLPGRMPLNSLKDGQTGQTNSPVATAKPTSTDSELSSFTPRGFKTCVGSVASKTIQPVEPEEPFEPFKSFGESCEEPPSAASRYSCNTISSSKSSTSKVISSQNPNVSSSAPSPARSSSLLLSLSSPCRTGGVEATGKLNESKVASGDKKENVETLGTPHKITSDAVIGTPVSLRGSPRVVGGFKGGLGGRGFGGKPSPASRLSSVDKKWLERCQVFGEMEAEVKPGAGNQEVVLDKRGEGDERVEKEKIQTEGEGRDTIDLGKDEASKSVASDKIVSDNGLKPTLQHDGKSRGGGEEKAKRKRGEEMERALTPPPMSEDDNEISHKSTKKRGRKRQREGENMEGEPTEEGGVKKRRRNNKKKEESSDVNPSPAQEGGKKRRAKKKADEDGEAEEEKETKEPKKVPQENLLGEIDEDIGARRMYRMQPVKAKGMKSAEGNFVKINLKKKSHVKGYALRGAGLRKQMYMQKFQLKGERFGGGGGFFGRGRRGGFRGGFNRQGDTCYKCGGTGHWAMDCKGRAPPPPVPEETPAEEEPFELPTLEEVARATGTLHPETLAAPPSITEEQPSQEKEVDSNRKDEVLLNVIRPDYERPAPPPPMEPLYQLRDDGKVQETPADVYAALKELGYQSFRPGQEEAIMRILSGLSTLVVLSTGMGKSLCYQLPAYLYAKRSKSITLVISPLVSLMDDQLSGLPANLKAACIHSNMTMKQREAAIEKVKSGQVCVLLLSPEALVGGGGSGSGCLPSAQELPPVAFACIDEAHCVSEWSHNFRPCYLRLCKVLRERLGVQCLLGLTATATLSTALDIARHLDITDQDGIAVRSAAVPPNLHLSVSMDREKDQALVSLLKGDCFGCLDSIIVYCTRREETTRVAALLRTCLQGVLVKENKHTNSNNQTPHNPMGQKKKELARKKIRKPLKWQAESYHAGLSASERRRVQNNFMCGELRIVVATVAFGMGLDKSDVRGIIHYNMPKSFESYVQEIGRAGRDGEPAHCHLFLDPEGGDLHELRRHIYADTVDYYTVKKLVQKVFPPCKCKQIHQKQQELVKDIEDSELLEMMDVCDEENLNPSTQQDNVHADTQVTSTVQELSHADEAEQPLQDDGDKGKDKKKKEDKEEEQVVKHEGADGSMKHKDVEAKGDGDWLRDQEEESSAWPSERVCHTHERAIPIQETVEALDITEEGVETLLCYLELHPQRFVELMHPTLSVCKVSCYSGPRQLQKLTKICPPVAVVLARRRMAGERVETCDQLEFDVVEVADTMGWQLPLVKRGLRQLQWSTVGGRSGVHVEFSSISFYFRSFGDLSDEEMDRVCQFLHNRVQNQERTQLYQLTACFKAFKSVAFQSALSCLDDLDESRSLQLKDLLSEYFDKRRDRGHTLVPLDIEELDKYKLLDWENQIRADIRSFLSNRSDEKFSGRAVARILHGIGSPCYPAQTYGRDRRYWRKYIQFDFNQLIKLATQEIIRFK, encoded by the exons ATGGATCGATACAATGAGGTGAAACTTCAGCTGAAGAGCTGGGAGCAGAGTTTTGTCAAAGAGCACCAGAGGAAACCAAACAAG GAGGACATTGATCAAGCTCCAGAGGAAACCAGGA AGCTGTATAAAGAGTATCGCAGTTTGAAACAAGCCaaagaaaacagcagcagtgataCAGCCAATGGACATGCTGAACAGCCCAGATCTACAGCTGAGGTCTGCACAGGCCAGAAG GAGTCAGACTGTTGGGGTGCCCACCTGAACCGCAAATCACAGCCTGCACCTTCTCCCAGACTGACAGCTGAGGAGAGAGATAATCTGAAGGCCTCTGCCCAATACTATGGTCTAAAGCTTAAAAGCAACCTGGCTACACTAAGTAAG GAAAGATGTGTCTCACTGAAGAAGTCAGTCCTTCCCGGTCGGATGCCTCTGAATTCTTTAAAAGATGGACAAACTGGACAGACTAACAGCCCTGTTGCTACTGCCAAGCCCACCTCCACTGACTCTGAATTAAGCTCTTTCACTCCAAG AGGATTTAAGACTTGTGTGGGGTCTGTGGCTTCAAAGACAATCCAACCAGTAGAGCCTGAAGAGCCGTTTGAACCATTCAAATCCTTCGGAGAGTCTTGCGAAGAACCTCCAAGTGCTGCCAGTCGTTATAGTTGTAATACGATTAGTAGTAGTAAGAGTAGTACTAGTAAAGTTATAAGTTCACAAAATCCAAATGTCTCTAGttcagctccctctccagccaGATCGTCTTCATTGTTGTTGTCGTTATCTTCTCCATGTAGAACAGGAGGTGTAGAAGCCACAGGGAAGTTAAATGAAAGTAAAGTAGCATCaggagacaaaaaagaaaatgttgaaactttagGAACTCCACATAAGATTACTAGTGATGCAGTTATTGGAACTCCAGTTAGCTTGAGAGGAAGCCCTCGGGTTGTTGGAGGTTTCAAAGGGGGATTGGGAGGTAGAGGCTTTGGAGGAAAACCATCTCCTGCCAGCAGACTGAGTTCTGTTGACAAGAagtggctggagaggtgtcaGGTGTTTGGAGAGATGGAGGCTGAGGTGAAGCCTGGAGCAGGCAACCAGGAGGTAGTACTGGataaaagaggagagggagatgaaagagttgaaaaggaaaaaatacaaacagaggGAGAAGGAAGAGATACCATAGACTTGGGAAAAGATGAAGCGTCCAAGAGCGTTGCTAGTGACAAAATAGTCAGTGATAACGGACTGAAACCTACTCTACAACACGATGGGAAAAGCAGGGGAGGAGGGGAAGAAAAGGCGAAAAGGAAGCGAGGTGAGGAGATGGAAAGAGCACTGACACCGCCTCCAATGTCAGAGGACGACAATGAGATCAGTCACAAATCTAcaaagaagagagggaggaaaaggcagagagagggagagaacatGGAGGGAGAACccacagaggagggaggagtaAAGAAGAGGCGTAGaaataacaaaaagaaagaggagagctCTGATGTAAACCCCAGCCCAGCTCAAGAAGGAGGGAAGAAAAGGAGAGCCAAGAAAAAGGCAGATGAAGATGGAGAGgcagaagaggagaaagaaacCAAGGAACCAAAAAAG GTTCCTCAGGAGAACTTGTTGGGAGAAATAGACGAGGATATTGGAGCCAGGAGAATGTATCGCATGCAGCCCGTCAAAGCAAA aGGCATGAAGAGCGCAGAGGGTAACTTTGTGAAGATAAATCTGAAGAAGAAATCTCACGTCAAAGGATACGCACTCAGAGGTGCTGGGCTACGCAAACAG aTGTACATGCAGAAGTTCCAGCTGAAAGGCGAACGTtttggtggaggtggtggattTTTTGGCAGAGGAAGGAGGGGTGGATTCAGAGGGGGGTTCAATCGGCAGGGTGACACCTGCTACAAGTGTGGAGGGACCGGACACTGGGCCATGGACTGCAAGGGACGAG cccctccccctcctgtTCCTGAGGAAACACCTGCTGAGGAGGAGCCCTTTGAACTGCCCACACTGGAGGAGGTTGCCAGGGCAACAGGGACACTACATCCTGAGACACTGG CAGCACCTCCCAGCATCACAGAGGAGCAGCCTTCCCAAGAAAAGGAGGTGGACAGTAACCGTAAAGATGAGGTGTTGCTGAATGTGATTCGTCCCGACTACGAGCGCCCCGCTCCTCCACCACCAATGGAGCCACTCTATCAGCTCAGAGATGATGGGAAAGTCCAGG AAACACCTGCTGATGTGTACGCAGCTCTGAAAGAACTCGGCTATCAGTCATTTAGACCAGGACAAGAGGAAGCCATCATGAGGATCCTGTCAG GTCTCTCCACTCTCGTAGTGTTGTCAACAGGGATGGGTAAATCGCTGTGCTATCAGCTCCCAGCCTACCTGTACGCCAAGCGATCAAAAAGCATCACTTTGGTCATTTCGCCTCTCGTCTCGCTCATGGATGACCAG ctgtctGGCCTGCCAGCCAATCTGAAGGCAGCCTGTATCCACTCCAACATGACGATGAAACAGAGGGAAGCTGCAATAGAAAAG GTGAAGTCGGGCCaggtgtgtgtcttgctcctctcTCCAGAGGCTCTGGTTGGTGGAGGTGGTTCAGGCTCAGGGTGTCTGCCCTCTGCTCAGGAGCTCCCTCCTGTGGCCTTCGCCTGTATAGACGAAGCTCACTGTGTCTCAGAGTGGTCACACAACTTCAGGCCCTGCTACCTGAGACTCTGTAAG gtACTACGAGAGCGTTTGGGAGTGCAGTGCTTGCTGGGACTCACTGCTACAGCCACACTGTCCACTGCTCTTGACATCGCGCGACATCTGGACATCACCGACCAAGACGGCATTGCTGTCCGATCTGCGGCGGTGCCTCCTAACCTGCATCTGTCTGTGTCCATGGATAGAGAGAAGGATCAG GCTTTAGTGTCTTTGTTAAAAGGTGATTGTTTTGGTTGTCTGGACTCAATCATCGTCTACTGCACCAGAAGAGAGGAGACAACTCGTGTGGCGGCACTGCTCAGGACCTGCCTGCAGGGTGTGCtggtgaaagaaaacaaacacaccaacagcAACAATCAGACTCCACACAACCCTAtgggacagaaaaagaaagagctgG CGAGGAAGAAGATTCGTAAACCACTGAAATGGCAGGCGGAGTCATACCATGCCGGCTTGTCAGCATCAGAGCGCCGTCGTGTCCAGAACAACTTCATGTGTGGGGAGCTCAGAATCGTGGTGGCGACTGTGGCGTTTGGCATGGGTCTCGATAAATCTGACGTCCGTGGTATCATCCACTACAACATGCCAAAG agcTTTGAGAGCTACGTTCAGGAGATTGGAAGGGCTGGAAGAGATGGAGAACCAGCACACTGTCACCTCTTTCTAGACCCTGAG GGTGGGGACCTCCATGAGCTCCGTCGTCATATCTACGCGGACACAGTGGACTATTACACAGTAAAGAAACTGGTCCAGAAAGTTTTCCCACCATGCAAATGTAAACAGATTCACCAGAAACAACAGGAACTTGTAAag GACATTGAAGATTCGGAGCTGCTGGAAATGATGGATGTGTGTGATGAGGAGAACCTGAATCCTTCCACTCAGCAGGACAACGTACACGCAGACACACAAGTAACATCTACTGTGCAG GAGTTGTCACATGCTGATGAAGCTGAACAGCCCCTCCAAGACGATGGAGATAAAGGAAAggataagaagaagaaggaggataAGGAAGAGGAGCAGGTGGTTAAACATGAGGGAGCCGACGGTTCGATGAAACACAAAGATGTAGAGGCGAAAGGAGACGGTGATTGGCTAAGGGACCAGGAGGAAGAGAGCAGCGCTTGGCCCAGTGAGCGAGTGTGTCACACGCACGAGAGAGCAATTCCCATCCAAGAGACCGTCGAGGCTCTGGACATCACAGAGGAAG GTGTGGAAACGCTGCTCTGCTATCTGGAGCTGCACCCCCAGCGCTTTGTTGAACTCATGCACCCGACGCTGTCTGTGTGCAAAGTCAGCTGCTATAGTGGACCGAGACAGCTCCAGAAACTCACCAAAAT ttGCCCTCCAGTTGCTGTGGTGTTAGCCAGGAGACGGATGGCAGGTGAACGGGTGGAGACGTGTGATCAGCTGGAGTTTGATGTTGTGGAGGTTGCGGACACTATGGGATGGCAGCTTCCTCTTGTGAAGAGAGGActcagacagctgcagtggaGCACTG ttgggGGACGTAGTGGTGTCCACGTTGAATTCTCCTCCATATCTTTCTACTTCCGTTCCTTTGGTGACCTCAGCGATGAGGAGATGGACAGAGTTTGTCAGTTCCTCCATAATCGAGTGCAGAACCAAGAGAGAACACAGCTGTACCAGCTGACTGCCTGCTTTAAGGCCTTCAAAag TGTTGCATTCCAGAGTGCATTATCCTGTCTCGATGATCTGGATGAGAGTCGCAGTTTGCAGCTGAAAGACCTTCTCTCTGAATACTTTGACAAGAGGCGAGACCGAGGCCACACACTTGTGCCACTAGACATTGAGGAGCTCGACAAATATAAG ttgTTGGACTGGGAGAATCAGATCAGAGCTGACATCAGAAGTTTTCTTTCCAACCGAAGTGACGAGAAGTTTTCTGGAAGAGCTGTTGCTAGAATCTTGCACGGCatag GAAGTCCTTGTTATCCTGCTCAAACGTACGGCAGGGACAGACGCTACTGGAGGAAGTACATCCAGTTTGACTTCAACCAGCTCATCAAACTGGCCACTCAGGAAATCATTCGCTTCAAGTGA
- the cndp2 gene encoding cytosolic non-specific dipeptidase — protein sequence MAHLTALFKYVDENQDLYVQRLADWVGVQSVSAWPEKRGEIKKMMEMAAKDIERLGGTVEMVDIGKQKLPSGEEIPLPPIVLGRLGSDPGKKTVCIYGHLDVQPASIDDGWDTEPFTLVEKDGKLYGRGSTDDKGPVLAWLNCIEAYQKIKQELPINIKFCFEGMEESGSEGLDELVFSRKDTFLKDVDYVCISDNYWLGKTKPCITYGLRGICYFFVEVHCGDKDLHSGVFGGSVHEAMSDLIALMGSLLDRKGKILIPGMNDDVAPLTEEEKKLYEKIDFDLYEYCKDVGVGQLLHDTKEKILMHRWRYPSLSLHGIEGAFSEAGSKTVIPRKVIGKFSIRLVPDMDPKVVEKQVIDHLQKKFAERESPNTLNVYMGHGAKAWVSDFNHPHYMAGRKAMKTVFGVEPDLTREGGSIPVILTFQEATGRNIMLLPVGSSDDGAHSQNEKLNRTNYIQGIKMLGAYFHEVSLLQ from the exons ATGGCTCATCTCACAGCGCTTTTCAAGTATGTGGACGAAAACCAGGATCTGTACGTGCAG CGCCTTGCAGACTGGGTTGGCGTCCAGAGTGTATCTGCTTGGCCAGAGAAGCGCGGAGAGATCAAGAAGATGATGGAGATGGCCGCCAAGGACATTGAGAGGCTGGGGGGAACAGTGGAGATGGTGGACATTGGAAAACAgaag CTTCCCTCTGGAGAGGAGATCCCTCTGCCGCCCATCGTCCTGGGTCGTTTGGGATCAGACCCGGGCAAGAAGACCGTGTGTATCTACGGCCACCTTGATGTCCAGCCTGCCAGCATTGACGATGGCTGGGATACAGAGCCTTTCACTCTGGTGGAGAAAGATG GGAAGCTCTATGGCAGAGGTTCTACTGATGACAAGGGTCCAGTGCTGGCCTGGTTGAACTGTATCGAGGCCTACCAGAAAATCAAGCAG GAGCTTCCCATCAACATTAAATTCTGCTTCGAGGGGATGGAGGAGTCTGGATCTGAGGGCCTGGATGAACTGGTGTTTTCTCGGAAAGACACCTTCCTGAAAGACGTGGACTATGTCTGCATATCTGACAACTATTGGCTTGGCAAGACCAAACCCTGCATCACCTACGGTCTGAGAGGAATCTGCTACTTCTTTGTTGAG GTGCATTGCGGGGACAAGGACCTTCACTCAGGGGTGTTCGGTGGCTCTGTTCATGAAGCCATGAGCGACCTGATTGCGCTAATGG GCTCACTCTTAGACAGGAAGGGGAAGATTTTGATTCCTGGGATGAATGATGATGTGGCCCctctgacagaggaggagaaaaagctGTATGAGaaaattgattttgatttgtacGAATACTGCAAAGATGTTGGAGTTGGACAGCTGCTGCATGACACCAAG GAGAAAATCCTGATGCACCGCTGGAGGTACccatctctttctcttcacGGTATTGAGGGAGCTTTCTCTGAAGCAGGATCCAAAACTGTTATCCCGCGCAAGGTCATTGGCAAGTTCTCCATCCGTCTTGTCCCTGACATGGACCCCAAAGTTGTGGAGAAGCAG GTTATTGATCATCTGCAGAAGAAGTTTGCTGAACGGGAAAGCCCCAATACACTGAACGTGTACATGGGCCACGGAGCCAAGGCCTGGGTCTCTGACTTCAACCACCCGCACTACATGGCTGGTCGGAAGGCCATGAAGACAG TATTTGGTGTGGAGCCTGACCTGACCCGTGAGGGCGGAAGCATCCCCGTCATTTTGACCTTCCAGGAGGCCACAGGACGTAACATCATGCTGCTTCCTGTTGGATCCTCTGACGACGGAGCTCACTCCCAGAACGAAAAGCTCAACAG AACCAACTACATTCAAGGGATCAAGATGCTTGGTGCATACTTCCATGAGGTTTCACTGCTGCAATGA
- the recql4 gene encoding ATP-dependent DNA helicase Q4 isoform X2, producing MDRYNEVKLQLKSWEQSFVKEHQRKPNKEDIDQAPEETRKLYKEYRSLKQAKENSSSDTANGHAEQPRSTAEVCTGQKESDCWGAHLNRKSQPAPSPRLTAEERDNLKASAQYYGLKLKSNLATLSKERCVSLKKSVLPGRMPLNSLKDGQTGQTNSPVATAKPTSTDSELSSFTPRGFKTCVGSVASKTIQPVEPEEPFEPFKSFGESCEEPPSAASRYSCNTISSSKSSTSKVISSQNPNVSSSAPSPARSSSLLLSLSSPCRTGGVEATGKLNESKVASGDKKENVETLGTPHKITSDAVIGTPVSLRGSPRVVGGFKGGLGGRGFGGKPSPASRLSSVDKKWLERCQVFGEMEAEVKPGAGNQEVVLDKRGEGDERVEKEKIQTEGEGRDTIDLGKDEASKSVASDKIVSDNGLKPTLQHDGKSRGGGEEKAKRKRGEEMERALTPPPMSEDDNEISHKSTKKRGRKRQREGENMEGEPTEEGGVKKRRRNNKKKEESSDVNPSPAQEGGKKRRAKKKADEDGEAEEEKETKEPKKVPQENLLGEIDEDIGARRMYRMQPVKAKGMKSAEGNFVKINLKKKSHVKGYALRGAGLRKQMYMQKFQLKGERFGGGGGFFGRGRRGGFRGGFNRQGDTCYKCGGTGHWAMDCKGRAPPPPVPEETPAEEEPFELPTLEEVARATGTLHPETLAPPSITEEQPSQEKEVDSNRKDEVLLNVIRPDYERPAPPPPMEPLYQLRDDGKVQETPADVYAALKELGYQSFRPGQEEAIMRILSGLSTLVVLSTGMGKSLCYQLPAYLYAKRSKSITLVISPLVSLMDDQLSGLPANLKAACIHSNMTMKQREAAIEKVKSGQVCVLLLSPEALVGGGGSGSGCLPSAQELPPVAFACIDEAHCVSEWSHNFRPCYLRLCKVLRERLGVQCLLGLTATATLSTALDIARHLDITDQDGIAVRSAAVPPNLHLSVSMDREKDQALVSLLKGDCFGCLDSIIVYCTRREETTRVAALLRTCLQGVLVKENKHTNSNNQTPHNPMGQKKKELARKKIRKPLKWQAESYHAGLSASERRRVQNNFMCGELRIVVATVAFGMGLDKSDVRGIIHYNMPKSFESYVQEIGRAGRDGEPAHCHLFLDPEGGDLHELRRHIYADTVDYYTVKKLVQKVFPPCKCKQIHQKQQELVKDIEDSELLEMMDVCDEENLNPSTQQDNVHADTQVTSTVQELSHADEAEQPLQDDGDKGKDKKKKEDKEEEQVVKHEGADGSMKHKDVEAKGDGDWLRDQEEESSAWPSERVCHTHERAIPIQETVEALDITEEGVETLLCYLELHPQRFVELMHPTLSVCKVSCYSGPRQLQKLTKICPPVAVVLARRRMAGERVETCDQLEFDVVEVADTMGWQLPLVKRGLRQLQWSTVGGRSGVHVEFSSISFYFRSFGDLSDEEMDRVCQFLHNRVQNQERTQLYQLTACFKAFKSVAFQSALSCLDDLDESRSLQLKDLLSEYFDKRRDRGHTLVPLDIEELDKYKLLDWENQIRADIRSFLSNRSDEKFSGRAVARILHGIGSPCYPAQTYGRDRRYWRKYIQFDFNQLIKLATQEIIRFK from the exons ATGGATCGATACAATGAGGTGAAACTTCAGCTGAAGAGCTGGGAGCAGAGTTTTGTCAAAGAGCACCAGAGGAAACCAAACAAG GAGGACATTGATCAAGCTCCAGAGGAAACCAGGA AGCTGTATAAAGAGTATCGCAGTTTGAAACAAGCCaaagaaaacagcagcagtgataCAGCCAATGGACATGCTGAACAGCCCAGATCTACAGCTGAGGTCTGCACAGGCCAGAAG GAGTCAGACTGTTGGGGTGCCCACCTGAACCGCAAATCACAGCCTGCACCTTCTCCCAGACTGACAGCTGAGGAGAGAGATAATCTGAAGGCCTCTGCCCAATACTATGGTCTAAAGCTTAAAAGCAACCTGGCTACACTAAGTAAG GAAAGATGTGTCTCACTGAAGAAGTCAGTCCTTCCCGGTCGGATGCCTCTGAATTCTTTAAAAGATGGACAAACTGGACAGACTAACAGCCCTGTTGCTACTGCCAAGCCCACCTCCACTGACTCTGAATTAAGCTCTTTCACTCCAAG AGGATTTAAGACTTGTGTGGGGTCTGTGGCTTCAAAGACAATCCAACCAGTAGAGCCTGAAGAGCCGTTTGAACCATTCAAATCCTTCGGAGAGTCTTGCGAAGAACCTCCAAGTGCTGCCAGTCGTTATAGTTGTAATACGATTAGTAGTAGTAAGAGTAGTACTAGTAAAGTTATAAGTTCACAAAATCCAAATGTCTCTAGttcagctccctctccagccaGATCGTCTTCATTGTTGTTGTCGTTATCTTCTCCATGTAGAACAGGAGGTGTAGAAGCCACAGGGAAGTTAAATGAAAGTAAAGTAGCATCaggagacaaaaaagaaaatgttgaaactttagGAACTCCACATAAGATTACTAGTGATGCAGTTATTGGAACTCCAGTTAGCTTGAGAGGAAGCCCTCGGGTTGTTGGAGGTTTCAAAGGGGGATTGGGAGGTAGAGGCTTTGGAGGAAAACCATCTCCTGCCAGCAGACTGAGTTCTGTTGACAAGAagtggctggagaggtgtcaGGTGTTTGGAGAGATGGAGGCTGAGGTGAAGCCTGGAGCAGGCAACCAGGAGGTAGTACTGGataaaagaggagagggagatgaaagagttgaaaaggaaaaaatacaaacagaggGAGAAGGAAGAGATACCATAGACTTGGGAAAAGATGAAGCGTCCAAGAGCGTTGCTAGTGACAAAATAGTCAGTGATAACGGACTGAAACCTACTCTACAACACGATGGGAAAAGCAGGGGAGGAGGGGAAGAAAAGGCGAAAAGGAAGCGAGGTGAGGAGATGGAAAGAGCACTGACACCGCCTCCAATGTCAGAGGACGACAATGAGATCAGTCACAAATCTAcaaagaagagagggaggaaaaggcagagagagggagagaacatGGAGGGAGAACccacagaggagggaggagtaAAGAAGAGGCGTAGaaataacaaaaagaaagaggagagctCTGATGTAAACCCCAGCCCAGCTCAAGAAGGAGGGAAGAAAAGGAGAGCCAAGAAAAAGGCAGATGAAGATGGAGAGgcagaagaggagaaagaaacCAAGGAACCAAAAAAG GTTCCTCAGGAGAACTTGTTGGGAGAAATAGACGAGGATATTGGAGCCAGGAGAATGTATCGCATGCAGCCCGTCAAAGCAAA aGGCATGAAGAGCGCAGAGGGTAACTTTGTGAAGATAAATCTGAAGAAGAAATCTCACGTCAAAGGATACGCACTCAGAGGTGCTGGGCTACGCAAACAG aTGTACATGCAGAAGTTCCAGCTGAAAGGCGAACGTtttggtggaggtggtggattTTTTGGCAGAGGAAGGAGGGGTGGATTCAGAGGGGGGTTCAATCGGCAGGGTGACACCTGCTACAAGTGTGGAGGGACCGGACACTGGGCCATGGACTGCAAGGGACGAG cccctccccctcctgtTCCTGAGGAAACACCTGCTGAGGAGGAGCCCTTTGAACTGCCCACACTGGAGGAGGTTGCCAGGGCAACAGGGACACTACATCCTGAGACACTGG CACCTCCCAGCATCACAGAGGAGCAGCCTTCCCAAGAAAAGGAGGTGGACAGTAACCGTAAAGATGAGGTGTTGCTGAATGTGATTCGTCCCGACTACGAGCGCCCCGCTCCTCCACCACCAATGGAGCCACTCTATCAGCTCAGAGATGATGGGAAAGTCCAGG AAACACCTGCTGATGTGTACGCAGCTCTGAAAGAACTCGGCTATCAGTCATTTAGACCAGGACAAGAGGAAGCCATCATGAGGATCCTGTCAG GTCTCTCCACTCTCGTAGTGTTGTCAACAGGGATGGGTAAATCGCTGTGCTATCAGCTCCCAGCCTACCTGTACGCCAAGCGATCAAAAAGCATCACTTTGGTCATTTCGCCTCTCGTCTCGCTCATGGATGACCAG ctgtctGGCCTGCCAGCCAATCTGAAGGCAGCCTGTATCCACTCCAACATGACGATGAAACAGAGGGAAGCTGCAATAGAAAAG GTGAAGTCGGGCCaggtgtgtgtcttgctcctctcTCCAGAGGCTCTGGTTGGTGGAGGTGGTTCAGGCTCAGGGTGTCTGCCCTCTGCTCAGGAGCTCCCTCCTGTGGCCTTCGCCTGTATAGACGAAGCTCACTGTGTCTCAGAGTGGTCACACAACTTCAGGCCCTGCTACCTGAGACTCTGTAAG gtACTACGAGAGCGTTTGGGAGTGCAGTGCTTGCTGGGACTCACTGCTACAGCCACACTGTCCACTGCTCTTGACATCGCGCGACATCTGGACATCACCGACCAAGACGGCATTGCTGTCCGATCTGCGGCGGTGCCTCCTAACCTGCATCTGTCTGTGTCCATGGATAGAGAGAAGGATCAG GCTTTAGTGTCTTTGTTAAAAGGTGATTGTTTTGGTTGTCTGGACTCAATCATCGTCTACTGCACCAGAAGAGAGGAGACAACTCGTGTGGCGGCACTGCTCAGGACCTGCCTGCAGGGTGTGCtggtgaaagaaaacaaacacaccaacagcAACAATCAGACTCCACACAACCCTAtgggacagaaaaagaaagagctgG CGAGGAAGAAGATTCGTAAACCACTGAAATGGCAGGCGGAGTCATACCATGCCGGCTTGTCAGCATCAGAGCGCCGTCGTGTCCAGAACAACTTCATGTGTGGGGAGCTCAGAATCGTGGTGGCGACTGTGGCGTTTGGCATGGGTCTCGATAAATCTGACGTCCGTGGTATCATCCACTACAACATGCCAAAG agcTTTGAGAGCTACGTTCAGGAGATTGGAAGGGCTGGAAGAGATGGAGAACCAGCACACTGTCACCTCTTTCTAGACCCTGAG GGTGGGGACCTCCATGAGCTCCGTCGTCATATCTACGCGGACACAGTGGACTATTACACAGTAAAGAAACTGGTCCAGAAAGTTTTCCCACCATGCAAATGTAAACAGATTCACCAGAAACAACAGGAACTTGTAAag GACATTGAAGATTCGGAGCTGCTGGAAATGATGGATGTGTGTGATGAGGAGAACCTGAATCCTTCCACTCAGCAGGACAACGTACACGCAGACACACAAGTAACATCTACTGTGCAG GAGTTGTCACATGCTGATGAAGCTGAACAGCCCCTCCAAGACGATGGAGATAAAGGAAAggataagaagaagaaggaggataAGGAAGAGGAGCAGGTGGTTAAACATGAGGGAGCCGACGGTTCGATGAAACACAAAGATGTAGAGGCGAAAGGAGACGGTGATTGGCTAAGGGACCAGGAGGAAGAGAGCAGCGCTTGGCCCAGTGAGCGAGTGTGTCACACGCACGAGAGAGCAATTCCCATCCAAGAGACCGTCGAGGCTCTGGACATCACAGAGGAAG GTGTGGAAACGCTGCTCTGCTATCTGGAGCTGCACCCCCAGCGCTTTGTTGAACTCATGCACCCGACGCTGTCTGTGTGCAAAGTCAGCTGCTATAGTGGACCGAGACAGCTCCAGAAACTCACCAAAAT ttGCCCTCCAGTTGCTGTGGTGTTAGCCAGGAGACGGATGGCAGGTGAACGGGTGGAGACGTGTGATCAGCTGGAGTTTGATGTTGTGGAGGTTGCGGACACTATGGGATGGCAGCTTCCTCTTGTGAAGAGAGGActcagacagctgcagtggaGCACTG ttgggGGACGTAGTGGTGTCCACGTTGAATTCTCCTCCATATCTTTCTACTTCCGTTCCTTTGGTGACCTCAGCGATGAGGAGATGGACAGAGTTTGTCAGTTCCTCCATAATCGAGTGCAGAACCAAGAGAGAACACAGCTGTACCAGCTGACTGCCTGCTTTAAGGCCTTCAAAag TGTTGCATTCCAGAGTGCATTATCCTGTCTCGATGATCTGGATGAGAGTCGCAGTTTGCAGCTGAAAGACCTTCTCTCTGAATACTTTGACAAGAGGCGAGACCGAGGCCACACACTTGTGCCACTAGACATTGAGGAGCTCGACAAATATAAG ttgTTGGACTGGGAGAATCAGATCAGAGCTGACATCAGAAGTTTTCTTTCCAACCGAAGTGACGAGAAGTTTTCTGGAAGAGCTGTTGCTAGAATCTTGCACGGCatag GAAGTCCTTGTTATCCTGCTCAAACGTACGGCAGGGACAGACGCTACTGGAGGAAGTACATCCAGTTTGACTTCAACCAGCTCATCAAACTGGCCACTCAGGAAATCATTCGCTTCAAGTGA